In a genomic window of Cytobacillus sp. FSL H8-0458:
- a CDS encoding DNA-3-methyladenine glycosylase family protein translates to MIKDGFFLEKIQVEGPYNFDLVLDRLSNDPLNQVNIEERSVKVPLMLKRQPVVAEVKAIGTTEQPEFLISGTDGPLKEKAAERLSEIFQWHLPLETIHRHFQNTELQPIFEAHYGTPIVLDFDPYACILKCIIHQQLNLTFAHTLTERFVRTFGFEQDGVWFYPLPEKVAELKVEDLRELQFSGRKAEYVIGIAKETAAGNINFDELKNLSDEEIYDKLIKLRGVGPWTVQNFLMFGLGRPNLFPAADIGIQNALKKLYKLEAKPTLEEMETFSKSWNPYLSYASLYLWRSIE, encoded by the coding sequence ATGATAAAGGACGGATTCTTCTTGGAAAAGATACAAGTAGAAGGACCTTATAATTTTGATCTTGTACTGGACAGGCTTTCGAACGATCCTCTTAATCAGGTTAATATAGAGGAAAGGTCTGTGAAAGTGCCCCTGATGCTTAAGCGTCAGCCGGTTGTGGCAGAAGTAAAGGCAATCGGAACGACGGAACAGCCGGAATTTTTAATTTCCGGAACGGATGGCCCCTTAAAAGAAAAAGCAGCTGAGCGCTTATCGGAAATTTTCCAATGGCATCTGCCGCTTGAGACTATTCACAGGCATTTTCAAAACACAGAATTACAGCCGATATTTGAAGCGCATTATGGAACACCTATTGTTCTCGACTTTGATCCATATGCCTGTATTCTGAAATGCATTATTCACCAGCAGCTGAATCTTACATTCGCACACACATTGACAGAACGGTTTGTGAGAACTTTTGGCTTTGAACAAGACGGTGTGTGGTTCTATCCGCTGCCTGAAAAAGTGGCAGAACTTAAGGTGGAGGACCTGAGGGAACTGCAGTTCAGCGGACGGAAGGCGGAATATGTCATTGGCATTGCAAAAGAAACAGCCGCGGGAAATATAAACTTTGATGAGCTTAAAAACCTTTCAGATGAAGAAATTTATGATAAACTGATCAAATTGCGCGGTGTCGGTCCCTGGACTGTCCAGAATTTCTTAATGTTCGGGCTTGGCCGGCCAAATCTTTTTCCGGCTGCAGACATTGGCATCCAGAATGCCTTGAAAAAATTATATAAATTAGAAGCGAAACCGACTCTGGAGGAAATGGAGACATTTTCAAAGAGCTGGAATCCTTATTTGAGCTATGCTTCGCTTTATTTGTGGAGAAG
- the pdaA gene encoding delta-lactam-biosynthetic de-N-acetylase, whose product MKKLSIFLSVFILFFSGTAYANYGNSPVHWGFKKAKNEVSAEAGKPLDSLLARHGSYYKGDTSKKEIYLTFDNGYENGYTGQVLDVLKKENVPAAFFVTGHYLKSAPDLVKRMAAEGHIIGNHSWHHPDMTRVSDEKFIKELEMVRAETEKLTGVKHMAYLRPPRGIFSERTLALAKKEGYTHVFWSLAFVDWHTDRQKGWQYSYDNIMRQIHPGCILLLHTVSKDNADALEKAIQDLKKRGYTFKSLDDLTWEQAIGERMLY is encoded by the coding sequence ATGAAAAAATTAAGTATCTTCCTGAGTGTATTTATTCTGTTTTTTTCCGGAACAGCTTATGCAAACTACGGCAACTCGCCGGTTCATTGGGGATTTAAAAAGGCAAAAAATGAGGTGTCCGCCGAAGCAGGCAAGCCGCTCGACTCCCTCCTTGCAAGGCATGGCTCTTATTATAAAGGCGATACAAGCAAAAAGGAGATCTATTTAACCTTTGATAATGGTTATGAAAACGGCTATACCGGACAGGTCCTGGACGTTTTAAAAAAGGAAAATGTCCCTGCTGCTTTTTTTGTAACTGGGCATTATTTAAAAAGCGCACCCGATCTCGTCAAGAGGATGGCGGCTGAAGGGCATATCATAGGCAATCACTCCTGGCATCACCCTGATATGACAAGAGTGAGCGATGAGAAATTCATCAAGGAGCTCGAAATGGTCCGTGCTGAAACCGAAAAGCTGACAGGTGTTAAGCATATGGCTTATCTGCGGCCGCCGCGCGGGATATTCAGTGAGCGTACATTGGCTCTTGCTAAAAAGGAAGGCTACACGCATGTATTCTGGTCACTTGCTTTTGTCGACTGGCACACTGATCGACAGAAAGGCTGGCAGTATTCTTATGACAATATTATGCGCCAGATCCACCCGGGCTGTATTCTTCTTCTGCACACAGTCTCAAAGGACAATGCCGATGCTCTTGAAAAAGCCATTCAGGATCTGAAAAAACGCGGGTACACGTTTAAGAGCCTTGACGACTTGACATGGGAGCAGGCGATTGGGGAGCGGATGCTGTACTGA
- a CDS encoding fumarate hydratase produces MNIDKFQESMYQLIVETSTNLPRDVRRAIKSAKERENAGTRAAMSLDTITNNIKMADDNVSPICQDTGLPTFKIKTPVGANQMVMKEAIKNAIVQATKDGKLRPNSVDSLTGANSGDNLGFGTPVIKFEQWEKDYIDARLILKGGGCENKNIQYSLPCELDGLGRAGRDLDGIRKCIMHSVYQAQGQGCSAGFIGVGIGGDRSSGYDLAKEQLFRSVDDVNPNEDLRKLEDYVMENANELGIGTMGFGGETTLLGCKVGVMNRIPASFFVSVAYNCWAFRRLGVAVSMETGDINEWMYQEGEHIDFGATEAELETAAAAETAEQTNIVTLQAPITEEQIRGLKVGDVVQINGMMYTGRDAIHHHLIDHDAPVDLNGQVIYHCGPVMMKDEDGQWHVKAAGPTTSIREEPYQGDIMKKFGIRAVIGKGGMGPKTLAALQEHGGVYLNAIGGAAQYYADCIKSVEGVDLMEFGIPEAMWHLKVEGFTAVVTMDSHGNSLHRDVDKSSLEKLAQFKERVF; encoded by the coding sequence ATGAATATCGACAAATTTCAGGAAAGCATGTATCAGCTGATTGTTGAGACATCCACAAATCTTCCGCGTGACGTGCGCCGTGCGATTAAATCAGCGAAAGAAAGAGAAAATGCCGGCACTAGAGCGGCAATGAGCCTGGATACGATTACCAATAATATTAAAATGGCTGATGATAATGTGTCGCCAATCTGCCAGGATACCGGCTTGCCGACATTCAAAATCAAGACGCCTGTCGGTGCGAACCAGATGGTCATGAAAGAAGCAATTAAAAACGCAATTGTCCAGGCAACCAAGGACGGAAAGCTTCGCCCGAACTCTGTTGATTCTTTGACAGGAGCCAACAGCGGGGACAATCTTGGCTTTGGCACTCCCGTTATTAAATTCGAGCAATGGGAAAAAGACTATATTGACGCACGCCTGATTCTAAAAGGCGGCGGCTGTGAAAATAAAAATATCCAATACAGCCTTCCATGTGAACTTGACGGCCTTGGCCGCGCTGGACGCGACCTGGATGGAATCCGCAAGTGCATCATGCACTCTGTTTACCAGGCCCAGGGACAGGGCTGCAGCGCCGGTTTCATCGGTGTAGGAATTGGGGGAGACCGCTCTTCAGGCTATGACCTGGCGAAAGAGCAGCTGTTCCGTTCTGTAGATGATGTGAACCCGAATGAAGATCTTCGCAAGCTTGAAGATTATGTGATGGAAAATGCCAATGAGCTTGGCATCGGAACAATGGGCTTCGGCGGGGAAACAACGCTTCTAGGCTGTAAAGTCGGTGTGATGAACCGCATTCCGGCCAGCTTCTTCGTATCTGTTGCTTATAATTGCTGGGCGTTCCGCCGACTTGGCGTGGCAGTCAGCATGGAAACTGGCGATATTAATGAATGGATGTACCAGGAAGGCGAGCACATCGACTTTGGTGCAACTGAAGCTGAACTGGAGACAGCGGCAGCAGCAGAAACAGCAGAGCAAACAAACATCGTGACACTGCAGGCGCCGATTACGGAAGAACAGATTCGCGGTCTTAAGGTCGGTGATGTCGTTCAAATCAACGGCATGATGTACACGGGACGCGACGCCATCCACCACCATTTGATAGATCATGATGCTCCTGTTGACCTTAATGGACAGGTTATTTATCACTGCGGTCCGGTTATGATGAAGGATGAAGACGGCCAGTGGCATGTCAAAGCAGCCGGTCCGACTACAAGTATACGTGAGGAGCCTTATCAGGGCGATATCATGAAGAAGTTTGGCATCCGTGCTGTTATTGGAAAAGGCGGAATGGGGCCGAAAACATTGGCAGCACTTCAGGAGCATGGCGGCGTTTACTTAAATGCAATCGGAGGAGCTGCACAATATTATGCAGACTGCATCAAGTCTGTTGAAGGTGTGGATCTGATGGAATTCGGTATTCCTGAAGCTATGTGGCACCTTAAGGTTGAAGGCTTTACTGCAGTTGTGACAATGGATTCCCACGGCAACAGCCTTCATCGTGATGTAGATAAATCTTCACTTGAGAAATTGGCTCAATTTAAAGAGCGTGTATTTTAA
- a CDS encoding SE1561 family protein, which yields MGSPIQDKNSQVTFLKQRLNMFLDVLEAIEPEDTEIEDIDRLIEMIDDLESKCREFNNRD from the coding sequence TTGGGCAGTCCGATTCAAGATAAAAATTCACAGGTTACTTTTCTCAAACAGCGCTTAAATATGTTCCTGGACGTACTGGAAGCTATTGAGCCGGAAGACACTGAAATCGAAGACATCGACCGTCTGATTGAAATGATCGATGACCTCGAATCCAAATGCCGTGAATTTAATAACCGCGATTAA
- a CDS encoding DUF421 domain-containing protein yields MLFSSWQDIWRVLSIGAMSYIFLVIFLRIAGKRTLTKMNAFDLVVTVAIGSTLATIFLNKQVSLAEGLTAYVLLISLQYIVAWLSLHSATFNKFIKASPELLYYKGHFVESALKENRVLRSEVLQAVRSGGHSSMDEIEAVVFETDGSMSVIQRSSSNSTMSTLSDIGQKES; encoded by the coding sequence ATGCTTTTTTCCAGCTGGCAGGACATATGGAGAGTTCTCTCGATTGGGGCAATGAGTTATATATTCCTGGTCATATTCCTAAGGATAGCAGGAAAAAGAACCTTAACCAAAATGAATGCATTTGATTTAGTGGTGACAGTTGCCATCGGATCTACCCTTGCCACTATTTTTCTTAATAAACAGGTATCACTTGCCGAGGGATTGACTGCTTATGTACTATTGATCAGCCTGCAGTATATCGTAGCCTGGCTATCTCTTCATTCAGCCACATTCAATAAGTTCATAAAAGCCAGTCCAGAACTTCTCTATTATAAAGGCCATTTCGTTGAATCGGCTTTAAAAGAGAATAGGGTTTTACGATCAGAAGTGCTGCAGGCAGTGCGCTCTGGCGGTCATTCCTCAATGGATGAAATTGAAGCCGTTGTGTTTGAAACTGACGGCAGTATGTCAGTCATTCAAAGGAGCAGTTCAAACAGCACGATGAGCACCCTTTCAGATATTGGCCAAAAGGAAAGCTGA
- the ggt gene encoding gamma-glutamyltransferase, with product MGYRRGKSLSNDMEKQSHERETAVGTAGMVVSPHSVATDIGEKILREGGNAVDAAAAIQFALNVVEPMMTGIGGSGFLMVYDNKKKDVKIYDGHTRAPKGVHPELFLDDSGEVIDFRKRSTHGSAVGIPGILKAFDTALEEHGSRPLADLIQPAIEAAESGVEVNWVMAEALQNFHYRLGEEAKAFYFPEGKSLKEGDRLVKDHLAKTFRILQKEGVASFYEGEIAEAIVETLKEEGGFMTLEDLKNYRLTIDEPVWGEYKGYKIASSAPPSAGGVTVIQILKILEKFDLNQYDPKSWEKYYLITEAMRLAFADKVAYSGDPEFSDLPIEGLLHDDYIAERVKAINFKRRNDAIDFGNPWKYQEGEPQQIIRQPDDLEKSETTHFTVVDQWGNIAACTSTVEHPFGSGIMVKGYGFLLNNELTDFDANPGGINEPKPDKRPVSCKSPTILFKDDQPVLTLGSPGGPTIIGSVFQTIVNVIDHNMNLKEAIEEPRIFATTGPLIEWEPGISMESKGEMESMGYEFGDKPSRIGNVQAIQIDREKGRLYGAADSSREGKAAGITEEQIKS from the coding sequence ATGGGTTATAGACGAGGGAAATCATTATCAAACGATATGGAAAAACAATCACACGAAAGAGAAACGGCTGTTGGTACTGCGGGGATGGTCGTGAGTCCTCATTCAGTTGCCACAGATATTGGTGAAAAAATATTGCGGGAGGGCGGCAATGCAGTGGATGCTGCAGCAGCCATCCAATTTGCTCTCAATGTCGTAGAACCAATGATGACAGGCATTGGCGGAAGCGGATTTTTAATGGTATACGACAATAAAAAGAAAGATGTAAAAATATATGATGGCCACACACGGGCGCCAAAAGGCGTGCATCCGGAGTTGTTCCTCGATGACAGCGGGGAAGTGATCGATTTTCGCAAACGCTCTACACATGGGTCTGCGGTGGGCATTCCGGGTATCCTAAAAGCTTTTGATACAGCTCTTGAGGAACATGGTTCCAGGCCGTTAGCCGATCTGATCCAGCCTGCAATTGAAGCTGCTGAGAGCGGTGTGGAAGTGAACTGGGTAATGGCGGAAGCCCTTCAGAACTTTCATTACAGGCTTGGTGAGGAGGCTAAAGCCTTTTATTTCCCTGAAGGCAAATCCCTAAAAGAAGGTGACAGGTTAGTCAAGGATCATTTAGCCAAGACATTCCGGATTCTGCAAAAAGAAGGTGTAGCCTCTTTTTACGAAGGAGAAATTGCTGAAGCCATTGTAGAAACTCTTAAAGAAGAAGGCGGCTTTATGACGCTTGAGGACCTGAAGAATTACCGTCTTACGATTGATGAACCGGTATGGGGCGAATATAAAGGCTATAAGATTGCATCGTCCGCTCCTCCGAGTGCAGGCGGTGTAACCGTCATTCAAATACTGAAGATCCTGGAGAAGTTTGACTTAAACCAATATGATCCAAAGTCCTGGGAGAAGTACTATCTGATTACAGAAGCCATGCGGTTGGCGTTTGCTGACAAGGTTGCCTATTCAGGTGATCCGGAATTTTCAGATCTCCCGATTGAAGGGCTGCTGCATGATGATTATATTGCTGAAAGGGTCAAAGCCATTAATTTTAAAAGAAGAAATGATGCCATTGATTTTGGGAACCCATGGAAATACCAGGAGGGCGAACCACAGCAGATTATCCGCCAGCCGGATGATTTAGAGAAAAGTGAAACGACCCATTTCACAGTTGTCGACCAATGGGGCAATATTGCTGCATGTACATCAACCGTTGAGCACCCATTTGGGTCAGGTATTATGGTAAAGGGATACGGATTTTTATTAAACAATGAGCTGACAGACTTTGATGCCAACCCTGGCGGCATCAATGAACCAAAACCGGACAAACGGCCGGTCAGCTGTAAAAGCCCGACGATTCTGTTTAAAGATGATCAGCCTGTCCTGACACTCGGTTCTCCAGGCGGACCAACCATTATAGGCTCGGTTTTTCAGACGATCGTGAATGTTATTGATCATAACATGAATTTAAAGGAAGCCATTGAAGAACCCCGGATCTTTGCCACAACAGGCCCGCTTATTGAATGGGAGCCGGGCATCAGCATGGAATCCAAGGGAGAAATGGAGTCCATGGGGTATGAATTTGGAGATAAGCCAAGCAGGATCGGAAATGTACAGGCCATCCAAATCGACCGGGAGAAAGGCCGTTTATATGGAGCGGCTGACTCCAGCCGTGAAGGGAAGGCAGCCGGAATTACTGAGGAGCAAATAAAGAGCTGA
- the yfkAB gene encoding radical SAM/CxCxxxxC motif protein YfkAB, producing the protein MKTQLSPITPEYDPWEAYSDIDQHGKMVLSNIEFTTTVLCNMRCEHCAVGYTLQPKDPDALPIDLLLKRLDKIPLLRSLSITGGEPMLSKKSVENYVAPLLRYAHDRGVRTQINSNLTLELARYESIIPFLDVLHISHNWGTEEDFIEGGFAMMERKPTIEQRQRLFYRMIENSRELVKAGVMVSAETMLNKRTLPYLEKIHKQITEEMNCQRHEVHPMYPSDFASSLETLTLEEMRSAIHHLLDVRNEDTWMLFGTLPFYACSSEKEDLELLRRLHLSKNVTVRNDPDGRSRLNVNIFTGDVIVTDFGDTPPLGNIQKDQLEDIYQKWSRTELADSLNCHCAGIKCLGPNVLVKNSYYKETNFKTRRSNI; encoded by the coding sequence ATGAAAACACAACTTTCACCCATCACACCGGAATATGATCCATGGGAAGCATATTCCGACATTGATCAGCACGGAAAAATGGTGCTTTCAAATATTGAATTTACCACAACCGTCTTATGCAATATGCGCTGCGAACACTGTGCTGTCGGCTATACCCTTCAGCCGAAAGATCCTGACGCACTGCCAATTGATCTGCTTCTGAAAAGGCTGGATAAAATCCCCCTTTTAAGATCACTGAGCATAACAGGCGGGGAGCCGATGCTTTCCAAAAAATCAGTTGAAAATTATGTTGCGCCGCTGCTGCGCTACGCACACGACAGAGGGGTCAGAACACAGATCAATTCAAATCTGACGCTTGAGTTAGCCCGTTATGAAAGTATTATTCCTTTTTTGGATGTCCTTCATATTTCTCATAACTGGGGAACGGAGGAGGACTTTATTGAAGGCGGCTTTGCAATGATGGAACGAAAGCCGACAATAGAACAGCGCCAGCGCCTTTTTTACAGGATGATTGAAAACAGCAGGGAGCTCGTAAAAGCGGGGGTAATGGTTTCCGCTGAAACCATGCTTAATAAACGGACATTGCCTTATCTTGAGAAAATCCATAAACAGATTACGGAAGAAATGAACTGTCAGCGCCATGAGGTGCATCCTATGTATCCCTCAGACTTCGCCTCCTCATTAGAAACGTTAACTCTTGAAGAAATGAGATCAGCCATCCACCATCTTCTCGATGTCCGGAATGAGGATACCTGGATGCTGTTTGGCACCCTGCCCTTTTATGCCTGCAGCAGCGAGAAGGAAGACCTGGAGCTTCTAAGAAGACTGCACTTATCCAAAAATGTGACGGTCCGTAATGATCCAGACGGAAGATCACGTCTTAATGTTAATATTTTCACGGGTGATGTCATTGTTACTGACTTTGGTGATACCCCGCCGCTTGGGAATATCCAGAAAGATCAGCTTGAGGATATTTATCAGAAATGGAGCAGAACGGAACTCGCCGATTCCCTGAACTGTCATTGTGCCGGTATTAAATGCCTTGGCCCTAACGTTCTTGTGAAGAACAGCTATTATAAAGAAACAAATTTTAAGACGCGACGCTCGAATATCTAA
- a CDS encoding YfkD famly protein, producing the protein MKKYVSILFLGLILLLSFHPAAEAQKGSEKPAKQPPKAITIPNSVLNVTKENTYPNPAQDMPTLQPSELTQQLIDSSKVTIENPDLIRMLNETSVSSTPFALGYRAIVYLGQWPLNYESAETSPNWEYQRINTNYFDNRGGKAPYQIHYVQEAQKVVRGGLTAKVPNAEDVKKMMLLKAMEKSGLPLAFETIIGAGTKKDHIYNIPPKRLGYLYGYAPAINEKGKVTYGEVYLMLKGSKKMIVIKNVTSQGIGAWIPIQDHVTFGFVVSERPR; encoded by the coding sequence ATGAAAAAATACGTAAGCATTCTTTTTTTAGGTCTTATACTATTGCTGTCATTCCATCCGGCCGCAGAAGCGCAGAAAGGGTCTGAGAAGCCGGCAAAACAGCCGCCGAAAGCAATCACTATCCCTAATTCGGTGCTGAATGTAACGAAGGAAAATACGTATCCGAACCCTGCGCAGGATATGCCGACGCTGCAGCCGAGCGAATTAACCCAGCAGCTCATTGATTCATCGAAGGTTACGATCGAAAATCCGGATCTCATCCGGATGCTGAATGAAACCTCTGTCAGCAGCACTCCGTTCGCGCTTGGCTATAGAGCGATCGTCTATCTCGGTCAGTGGCCGTTAAATTATGAGTCTGCCGAAACCTCCCCAAATTGGGAATATCAGCGGATAAACACGAATTATTTCGATAACCGGGGCGGCAAGGCGCCTTACCAGATTCATTATGTGCAGGAAGCCCAGAAGGTTGTCCGCGGGGGACTTACTGCCAAGGTTCCCAATGCCGAGGATGTTAAAAAGATGATGCTCCTCAAGGCCATGGAGAAATCAGGTTTGCCTCTTGCTTTTGAAACAATTATAGGCGCAGGCACCAAAAAGGATCATATCTATAATATTCCGCCTAAAAGATTAGGCTATCTATACGGCTATGCTCCTGCCATCAATGAAAAGGGGAAAGTCACGTATGGAGAAGTGTATTTGATGCTGAAAGGCAGCAAAAAAATGATCGTCATTAAAAATGTCACTTCACAGGGAATAGGTGCCTGGATTCCGATTCAGGATCATGTGACATTCGGGTTTGTTGTTTCAGAAAGGCCAAGATAA
- the cax gene encoding calcium/proton exchanger — MTNKVFMVLAFAGVPLSVIGTLMHWSNILLFGIYCITIIALASYMGRATESLAVVAGPRIGGLLNATFGNAVELIISIFALKAGLISVVLASLTGSVLGNLLLVAGLSFFVGGVKFKTQSFNVFDARHNSGLLMFAVIVAFVIPEVFSMTMDEAETITFSIGISVILIALYLAALFFKLVTHRGVYQSKEESKSSHEEETPEWSKGKAIAVLAISTIAVAYVSENLVHTFETVGEAFGWTELFIGVVIVAIVGNAAEHASAIIMAYKNKMDIAVEIAVGSTLQVAMFVAPVLVLLSLLFPTAMPLVFTLPELIAMVTAVLLMIVIGNDGETNWFEGATLLAAYVIMGIGFYLL, encoded by the coding sequence ATGACAAATAAAGTGTTCATGGTATTGGCGTTTGCAGGTGTTCCGCTGTCTGTCATCGGAACATTGATGCACTGGTCCAATATATTGCTGTTTGGTATATACTGCATCACGATTATCGCATTGGCCAGCTATATGGGAAGGGCGACAGAAAGCCTGGCCGTAGTAGCGGGTCCCCGAATTGGCGGATTACTGAATGCTACTTTTGGAAATGCGGTTGAACTGATTATATCTATTTTTGCTTTAAAGGCCGGCCTGATCAGTGTTGTGCTTGCATCACTTACAGGATCCGTATTGGGGAATTTACTTTTAGTGGCAGGACTATCATTTTTCGTTGGGGGAGTAAAATTCAAGACCCAGTCCTTTAATGTCTTTGATGCACGCCACAATTCAGGACTTCTGATGTTTGCGGTGATTGTGGCTTTTGTAATCCCTGAGGTTTTTTCCATGACCATGGATGAAGCTGAAACGATTACGTTCAGCATCGGCATTTCTGTCATTTTAATCGCTCTGTATTTAGCAGCTTTGTTCTTCAAATTGGTCACCCACCGGGGCGTCTATCAATCAAAAGAGGAGAGCAAAAGCTCTCATGAGGAGGAAACCCCGGAATGGAGCAAAGGGAAGGCCATTGCGGTGCTTGCCATTTCGACTATTGCCGTTGCCTATGTATCAGAGAATCTGGTGCACACCTTCGAAACAGTCGGGGAAGCGTTTGGCTGGACAGAGCTGTTTATTGGGGTAGTGATAGTAGCCATCGTCGGAAATGCGGCAGAGCATGCTTCTGCCATCATTATGGCTTATAAAAATAAAATGGACATTGCTGTTGAAATTGCCGTTGGTTCCACACTTCAGGTTGCGATGTTCGTAGCGCCAGTCCTTGTACTGCTTTCGCTGCTTTTCCCAACAGCCATGCCGCTTGTTTTTACATTACCTGAGCTGATTGCCATGGTGACGGCCGTCCTGCTGATGATTGTCATTGGCAATGACGGGGAAACCAACTGGTTTGAAGGAGCCACTCTCCTGGCAGCTTACGTAATCATGGGAATCGGATTTTATCTTTTATAA
- a CDS encoding acyl-CoA dehydrogenase family protein — protein MKFQDLKTAEERIRLMQELSHNFLSRAAKNDEEGLFPFENMKELKESGYTSLTVPKQYGGKEISLSEFLHLQEKIAEGDGSTALSIGWHMGIIKSLGEKNNWEEAVFKKLCEDVKKGALMNNCATEPQTGSPTRGGKPVTSARKEGDSWIINGRKSFTTMAPVLDYFNVSATIEESGEIGNFLIPGNSAGLEIEETWDSIAMRGTGSHDLLLKDVRVKEEALVELFQPGKKGAAGWLLHIPACYLGIAQAAQNYAITFAKDYSPNSIKGAIIDLPNVQQKIGEMEFELMRARHFLYSVANKWDEANDDTRNRMQPELGAVKLAVTNAAITVVDLAMRVAGARSLSAKNPLQRYYRDVRAGLHNPPMDDMTIQALAKNAIK, from the coding sequence TTGAAATTCCAAGACTTAAAAACCGCCGAAGAAAGAATCAGGCTCATGCAAGAACTCTCACACAATTTTTTATCAAGGGCCGCCAAAAATGATGAAGAAGGCCTTTTTCCGTTTGAGAATATGAAAGAACTAAAAGAATCCGGCTACACCTCCTTGACCGTCCCTAAACAATACGGGGGTAAAGAAATCTCCCTTTCTGAATTTCTGCACCTCCAGGAAAAGATAGCGGAAGGTGATGGATCCACCGCCCTGTCCATTGGCTGGCATATGGGGATTATCAAAAGCCTTGGCGAGAAAAACAACTGGGAAGAGGCAGTATTTAAGAAGCTGTGTGAAGACGTAAAAAAGGGTGCCCTAATGAATAACTGTGCAACAGAACCGCAGACGGGCAGCCCTACAAGGGGAGGCAAGCCTGTTACCTCTGCACGAAAAGAGGGGGATTCCTGGATCATTAATGGCCGGAAAAGCTTCACAACCATGGCCCCCGTGCTGGATTACTTCAATGTGAGCGCCACGATTGAAGAGAGTGGAGAGATTGGGAACTTTTTAATTCCGGGAAATTCTGCAGGCCTGGAGATTGAGGAAACATGGGACAGCATTGCTATGAGAGGAACAGGAAGCCATGACCTTCTTTTAAAAGATGTAAGGGTGAAGGAAGAGGCCCTTGTTGAGCTGTTTCAGCCCGGCAAAAAAGGCGCTGCCGGCTGGCTTCTCCACATTCCGGCCTGTTATTTGGGCATTGCACAGGCTGCTCAGAATTATGCGATTACCTTTGCGAAAGACTACTCCCCGAATAGCATAAAGGGTGCCATCATTGATTTGCCCAATGTTCAGCAAAAAATTGGCGAGATGGAATTTGAACTCATGAGAGCACGCCATTTCCTTTATTCAGTTGCAAATAAATGGGATGAAGCAAACGATGATACGAGAAACAGGATGCAGCCTGAATTGGGAGCAGTCAAGCTGGCTGTAACGAACGCGGCAATTACAGTAGTCGATTTGGCCATGCGGGTGGCAGGTGCCCGCAGTTTATCAGCAAAAAATCCGCTGCAGCGCTATTACAGGGATGTGCGTGCCGGCCTGCATAACCCGCCGATGGATGATATGACAATTCAGGCATTAGCAAAAAATGCGATAAAGTAA